DNA sequence from the Juglans microcarpa x Juglans regia isolate MS1-56 chromosome 5S, Jm3101_v1.0, whole genome shotgun sequence genome:
GGATTGTAAATCCGGATTCTTGGTTTAAAATACAGCCCGAATGAACAGTCCTAAATACTTCATCCCGTATACCTGCTTGAAActcctgatcatgatcattttgGAGTATCCATGTGAGTTAATTCATTTTTACTTACAATGCTGAACTCAAATCACTTAATTTTCCTGCTACATCGACCCTCTGACCATCTCCTTCCcgtctcctttttcttttctcgcCCTGAACATTTTCTGTGCATGCCCTGGACCTGATTATGCACGGGTATGATCTTCTTCTTTGCAGAGGTAAGGAATTATGCAACGAGCAAGCACCACTATCTGTCGCTCACGCTCACTTCACTTCCCATTTTTCGTATGGCTTGGCAACATTAGTTTTAATTGGATTTGGCTTATATGATTTGCTTCGTTTTATGATGTCGACAGAAATAATCCCTGTTGATCATTAGCAGTACTGCTTAATTTTAGTAATAAGCAGTGGTACTAGGCAGTAGTTTCCTTGATTTTGTATTGCCTGATTGTTCTTTGCTCCCAGAAAACTCATCATTTATTAGTGTTCTTGTCAATGTTAATTTGACAAGTTTTCTTGCTCTGTTGAAGGGAATGTAAGATGTAAACATTGGAAATAAAGCAGCCACAtaccaaaaaatcatttattaaagaACGTACAAAAGATTCCTGCTTGGTTTCCACATTCATAAGgatttcattttaattgttgGAAGTGAAACAAGCTTTCCTGCTTCTCCCTCATGATCATACTCCCATACGATTTCGATCTGACGACTCCCGTATGTGCTTCTGTGCATTACTCTACCTAACGCATTCTGAAGCAGGCCTTTGCCCTCCACGGCATAATTTTATGTGCACTGGACATGACTTTAGACAGTTATTTGCAAGGCTGCCTGTAATCCTTTTTGAGTGAGTGATGAACTCTGGTGGAAGATCTCCTGACAGAAAGTTGTTATCCAAGTACAGGATTCTCCATGATTGCTctattttgtttccaaattcTCTTGGTATTGGCCCAGCAAACTCATTACGTGCTAGATTAATCGCGGTTAAGTTCTGAATCGTGGTCAAATTGACAGGCAGAAGACCATGAAGATTGTTATTTTCTGCATCAAGAAACTGAAGTTGTCTCTCTTCCATGGAAAAGTTGGCCGCCTCTATTGCATTGAACTGGTTGTTTGAAACGTTAAGGTAAACCAACCTAGGAAATGAAAGAATTTCCTTGCCAATAATACCTGAAAGGAGGTTGTGGCTTAGATCTAGCCGACTAAGGTTGCTGAGCATATTAACCGGAGAAATGTGGCCTGTAAGTATATTATCGTTCAGAGACAGAGTAGCCAATCTGAGAGGAAAATATGGCAGATTTCCATAAAGCTGATTGAAAGAAAGATCTAGAGTTTCTAGTTGCCATAATCCGGTGAGGTCTGGGATTGTGCCGGTGAGTGCGTTTCTTGCCATACGCAAGTAGCTCAGATTTCGTAGTCTAGAAATATTGGTTGGAATTGAGCCAGAAAGAGTGTTTCCCGACATGTCTAGATATTCCAGATTCTTGAGCAAAGTGATTTCTGTAGGAATGGTGCCGGCGAGGCAATTGTCGACGAGAGATAGTTTGGTGAGTTTTGTAAGATTGGAGATGGATTCCGGTATGGTTCTTCGAAACTTGTTCTTGCTCAAATTAAGGGTGGTGAGCTCGGTTAGGTTCCCGATCGATGGTGTCAAAAACCCATCATATCCAACATCGTCGAGATCAATAGCTATGATCCTGCTGGGACTATTGTCAAGAGGAAAACTACATAAGACTCCGAGGAAGTGTCGGCCTGTACTTTGACAGGGATCCACCCTGAAATCCCAAGTATCAAGGAAAGAGCCTGAAGAGATAGACCTAGAATCAACGGAGTGCTTCACGATTCGAAGGACTTCGATGTCGGAGTCTAGGGTTGAACAATGAATAAGCATTGGaatgaaacttaaaaataatgtgGTGACAACAAGATAATGGAGACTAAGGAAGGAGATGAAATGCAGGATTAATGTAGCGGCGGCCATGAGTTCAGGGATTGTTGGTATGTTTGATTTCTCAAAATGCTTCTTATAATTGGCCATGAATCTCGGCGTGATGCATGGAATGGCTGCACAGAAAAAATTTGTTTCTAAGTAAATCACGTGCTCATGCCAAGATCATGACCATTGGGTTTGGGGTATTTTGCATGGGAATATTGTTTCTAAAATGCATGTTGCTTTGGTTTCGTTTTTAAGCAATTCAGATTTCAACCtacctttcttttttcaatcaaTTTCGAGGGACAGAACATACAAGACAGATGAGCCATCTAAAAAGCATAAACACCGAAACAAGAGCAAGAAATTTGAGCAAGAAACTGTACAACGacgtataaaatataagaagGCAGAGAGAACTCTTATCACATAAAAATTCAAATGGCTGGTCAAAGTTGGGCTTCGACTTTTAAAAAAGTTCGGGTTAATGACTCTCATCCCCAATCTAACTCCAGTCAAACGCATGCAATCACTATAGatgtaataaaaaatgattattttaggttaaaataagtctatttttaacgtaaataattattattatcgcaaataatctgtcatttttttcttgtagtgaagaGATCAAAGAGCCGGCCCTAGATCCTTCGCTTGCCCTCCATTGCATTGTCGAGCCTTGGCACCTCTTCTCTGataaataatttcaatgagTGAAGGTAGAGTTTCTGCTCGAAAGTAcctacatttaaaaaaataaataaataaataactttttaataatgcctttcattttttaacaaaattacgCGAGACATGCAAGActaccgaaaaaaaaaaaaaaatttcttcagctacttaagttttatttttaatattattagccGTGAGTATTTTAACAATTAGATGACTTTCTCGAGtatatttcttttcaattcaatCCTTCTTTCCTTTAATAATCGATTTCGAGGTAAGGAACATACAAATTACAAAGCACATAAAGATACAATTAAACGCGACAATCATCAAAATTAATCAAAAGCATAAAAGTACGTACACCATACCATGCAGCCGAGAATCTCttctttaattcaaattatctatAATTAAGCTACatgcctgaaaaaaaaaaaagaacattgcTTAGGATCACAGGAACAGAAAGCAGAGCAACAAAatcacaccaaaaaaaaaaaaaaaaaaaatctcgggAAGATCAAAACACacttttgtttaattattttttataaaatgtaacacattcatcaccattaaatgattttttatttaattattttttatcatctaatagtaacAAATATATCACATCCTAAATAATGAAATCAAAAGTGAGATTATAGTATAGTGTATAgaaatttctataaataaaacacGAGACCCGCAAAATGGGAGGAATTTCTTGACTATTTAATTTCTTGACAatacaaaataagataaaaaaaagttacgaGCGGACCATTCATCTAATTGaatgaaacaaaattaatattttccaaCCATTCCAACATATATGATATTATCAacagaaaagtgaaaataaatacaagtaGACACggactaaaattatatatatgcatatatgacAAGAACACACTTAAAAGTGGACAGAGACGACAATCGATCTCTCCCACTTGATTGTCTGACTAATCTTTACAACTGTATGCACTTCAAATTCTGTTACCCTATGATGAATCAAATATTGACTACCGATTCTGTTGTAGCTCTATCATTCCAAGATTAGGTATTAATGCTGGTTGAtgcttatgttattttgtaagcCCTTCTTTCCAAGACAGTGCCTTGCATCATTGCCACAAACTCGTTATAATCAATGCGCCCATCCTGTAAAGAATACAATGAGTACATCTCACCAAAATATGATGAACTATCTTTGTACCCAAAAGAATTTGAACAAGCATTTGGTTGAAGTCATTTACGTTATCCTGGTCAACTTCACGAATTATATCTTCTAGCTGAGTGTCTTCTAAGCCAAACCGTTCACAGGCTTGTTGGAGTTCATCTTGAGTGATGTATCCACTCCCATCTTTGTCGAAGTATGAGAAGGCTGCATACAAATGATCCTCCCTCTGGATCTTATTTAGATGGAGCATTGCTGCTATGAACTCCCCATAGCCTATGGTACCACTGTTGTCAATATCTGCCTgaaattttacaagaaaaggaaagattGTTCAAACAAAATAGAGCACAAGATACTTGAACCATTGAGAACTTCAGTGACACAAGGCAAACACGAGGCATTCTATGTATCTTTTTGTACGAATAATCAGGCACTTTGGTCTTATTACTGCAGATACTCACTCAAACAGACCCTAATCATGGTCAAAGTCAACTAGAACTACTCAACTTGAACAGAGTACTGTGATGCTTTCCAACCCCGGAGATAAGGCACCAAAAGGAGGAGGAAATTCTTTTTAGGGACTAAAAGCCACATGCACAAGTAAAACTCTCAATGTGCATGCTAAAATAGCACTTACAGCTTGCATCAATCCACTAATTTCAGAATCCTTGAGAATGCATCCCACTCTATCCAAACTGTTTTTCAGTTCCTCAAGGGTGATTTGTCCACTGTTATCTGTGTCTATCATCTTGAACATTTCTTTCAGACCTGCAATCTCCTCTTCAGACAAGCTTTCGGCAATGACCTACAAAATTAGCATACGTCACAAGTCAAACCTTAAGTAGATATCAATCCTGAGATTGGAAAGACCGCCAGCACAATCTTCAGATGCAATGATACTTAAAGAGCcataaatatttacataatcGTTTCCTTTTTAGTTCTCAACTATATACAAAAACCAAGATGTCTCGTGATACCAGAAAAATGTAGATATtaggggtgacaatatgtgacatgactAGTGAACCCAACATGACACAAAATTAGCAAGTTTGTATTTGACATAAATGGGTTcaggtcaaaacaggttgacccgtAAAACACGATTAATAAATAGGTCAATAACGGTTCAACCTACTTAACCCGAAATCAACATACAATAAcctgtttaaattttatttcaaaattacaattatattattgttggattatgatattgatatttctcaacATACTTATATCTTTATGGCTGAAATTGTAATGCTTGATCTATGTTCATATATGTTATTGCCgggtttgtaatattagttttattatagattaaaatttgaaaaatatttatatttattgttagcaagtagtctttttttttttttttagaaatattgtgGCTATTgataatatagattttaacttttatgttaaattatgttaatcaaatCAAATGGGTTAATACTGGTTATTTCAGCCCATTTATATAAAACGGGTTGAAAAATGAGTCATGCGTGTTGAcccatttctaattaattattaaacgggtcaaaaaTGGTGACACGACACAACTTGTTAAttaaatgggtcgtgttagggttgACCCATATAGTCAAATGTCAATGAcctgacacgacacgaacatgACCCGCAAACATGAATTGTCACCCCTCAACTACTAGATATTCAACAAAAATATCTTCTTGCACTTTCCACAACGGATAATTTCATGAAAACCAAAAGATGTCTTAATCATGAGTACCATCATGTGCTGTGGTTTGTGATGCAAAATATATTCAGAATGAAAACCAAGGTGTGCTGACATGTGCTATCCCTGGACTTTAGTGTCGAAAATGAAAAGCACTCACTCTGATAGCCATTTTCTTTAACTTGTTCATGGCAGAGAATTGCTTCAAGCGAGTTAGAACTGCAGAATCAAGAGGCTTATCCGGAGCAACACCATCAACCCGAACCCAAGGGTGACCTGAAGAAGAACAAAGCATAAGTTAATGGGCTGTAAATCCTTAGGTTTAcagaaacagaaagaaaattGGAGTGAGAGAATGAGATAGTTTAAATAATTATTGATGCAGAGATTGACAGCCTTTTGACttagattttcttttcaaatattatttactgCTTGAAAAGTACGATATTCATAAATCTTCTGATAATGTATTTAGAATATGTTAGAATGCCCTTTTGATTATCCTCTGTCccttaaattttagaaataggAGAGTTATGAGCCACCTTCCTACCACCAGCTATCGAAGTagaaaggaaatgattttagaaaacaGGGATTCTTTACAGAATATGGGACTGCAATTATCTAGTCTAAGTTCTTGCACTCGCTTGATCAGACAGGATAAAAACACAGTTCattgtttcaaatttatcttaagaaatattgaaaagttAAGTGGAGGAAAAGTCAAGGGATATGGGTCAAATGCCAATGGCTTCATTCATCATGCCACACTACCTCTTAGTCACACGAACATACATACCACGGAAGAATGTAGCAAGACCGCTATCACTTTTTTCACCATGCCTGAGGAAGACTAAAGATGATGGCTCAAATGATGATGGTTTGTTTAATCATCACGTCACACTACCTCTCAGTCACACAAAGACAGGAACCGCAGGGAAATGTGGTGAGACAGTTACCACTTGCTTCACCATGCCTTCtcttaaatttcaaaagatACCCTGAAAGTATTACAAGTCTTTGTTTCTGCAATATATTATGGTAGGAACTGGGGACATATGGATATTGGAAGAGAGGAATGGTTGATGTTTGGGCTGTCCACTGTTATGGCTGTCTTACAAAATCATATTGAAAGAAGTTCGTAAGCATAATCAAATctagtttttatcttttcaatATCACTAATTTAAAAGATTTTCCAACGGTCTTTAGACCAAAAGGCATTTTGTCACTCTCATGGTTTCAATTCTGTATTGATGCATTAGTGGTCTACCAATCCAAGGAAATTATTAGAACTATTTGTCATTTCCCATGTTTCCATCTATAAATTTATGCAACTCCTAAAGGACTATGACTTGTACCCCAAAGGCAAAGATATCACCATCCGCCACCCATATTTGCGATTCTCCATggtattgttatataataaaaaacattCCACCAGTTTGATGTAGATTGTCCTCAagcatcaagatcaagcatgATTGCTGAAAGACAGATGCACGTTTGCTTGTACTTTGCAACAAAACAATATAACCCATCCAAAGAACTCAAATAGCAAATTCAAAATAGTACCATACAGCATAACTAACCATTTTCTTAAATATGAAGAACTACCAATTATGCATCTTGAATAAAATGATACACAATTCGACAGTAAAGTCCTGCCATTATGTTAGAGATCAAGTTGTTGATATATGCACACTCACAAAGAACTTCATGGGCTGTCAGCCGCTTCTTGGGATCTCTTACAAGCATTCTTCGGACCAGATCCTTTGCACTTTCTGATATACTAGGCCATGGTTCTGACATAAAGTCAAGTTCCCCTTTCAGGACTTGCTCAAAAATTCCCTGCTCTGTTTCTGGTATTTAACATAGCATGGAATACCAAGAAGATTAGATGCAATATTTTATCTATGCCGGTTAAATGCATATAGAATATGGAAAGCTATGAACCATGAGATTCTCACCATCCCAGAATGGGGGGACACCACTTAGTAAGATGTAAATGATCACCCCGGCACTCCAAACATCACATTCTTGACCATAATGCTTCCGCAACACTTCCGGGGCCACATAATAAGGGCTTCCAACCACATCAGTGAAAGTTTCACCTGAGTGGATGAATTACATTCTCAAGATCAGACATGGAAGGGGACTATCTAAAGGAGTTAGCAGGAAAGCAATGAATATGTCAACAAGTACGAATTAAGCACAACCAATAGTGAGACTGTATGTTAGCTACAAGAATATATCGCTTCCAAAATAGAATATCGGAGCTGTTAGTTATACAGAGTCTACAGACATGCAATGGCTAACTAAATGGGCATGGAATAGAAACACTAATCTGCCAATCAAGCAAACAATTTCACCTTAGCATTTCTTATGTGTAAGGATTTGAATCGCTACTCGCTAGGTCCGTTCATTAATTAGATTTTGATGGTTTGCGGTGTGTACTTTTGTTATCAAATATTTGTGTACCAATATGAGGACTTCTATCATTCACGGGATAATTAtccaaattcatataaaaaaaaattatatgttaggGAGTAGATCTTTGTCGCCTATATGCATGATAATGTATGCTCAAACAACCGGCAGTAGTAGAAAGCTCTGAATCCTGAACTCTATGATATAAACTACTACCATAAACAGCATTATACCAATCAAGAATGAATATACCTGGCCGAAAGAACACCGAAAGCCCAAAGTCTATTGTTTTAAGTGGCGACTCCTCTTCCTGGTTGATAAGGAGAAAATTCTCTGGCTTCAAGTCCCGATGCATAACACCCAAAGAATGGCACGCTTCCACAACACCAACTATTATCCTTGCAAGCTCAGCTGCTTTTCTCTCTGTATAATGCCCCTTCTGTATAATTCTATCAAAAAGCTCCCCACCTGCACAAAGTTCCATAACAACATGGACAGCCACAGCATCCTCGTAAGCACCCACAATTTGTATGACATTGGGGTGACCAGCCAAGTGGTGCATTATCTGAATCTCCCTTCTAACATCCTCCACATCCTCCTCCGTCGTCAGTTTCCTCTTTGCGATAGACTTGCAGGCAAACTCTTTACTTGTTCCTTTCTCTAAGCACAGAAACGTTGTCCCAAACTGCCCTTGTCCGAGCTTCCGACCCAAAGTGTATTTCTCCTTTAAATTCTCCGTTTTCCTCCCCAACACGGATTCCATTTGAAGTCCCACACTCGACGCCCTCTTCGTATGACTGGGTTTCTTTGGTTTCCCTGCATCCGCAGCATTATTCCCCTCATCTTTGACCTCTTGCTTATCGGGGTTTTCCTGTACGCCTGGCTTAACGGGTTTTTCCTGTACGTTTTGCTTAACGGGTTTTTCTGCTACCTCTGGCTTAACGGGTTTTTCCTGTACGTTTTGCTTAACGGGTTTTTCTGCTGCCTCTGGCTTTACGGGTTTTTCCTGTACGTTTTGCTTAACGGGTTTTTCAGGTTCTTTTGCTTCAGCTTGCTCGTTGGCAATTTTAACCATCACAGGTGGCGTGCTCTGAACTGGCATTGAAGCATCGGAGCCTTTAGCAGAAGTATCTGGACCTGTCAGGGCCTCGGAACTTCTAGAGGAATCCGGACTTGCCGGAGTTTTGCGGCTGGCTTCAGCGCTCGGTGGGGGAAGCCGGTCCTCTGGGGGCTGGGTTCGCCAGACCGCAGCCGACACAGATTGCAAGAATCCATTAGCACCAAGATTTGGACCTACACATGTGTTCCCCATGAAAATATACCAACCTCTCAAGTCCTTATTAAATCCCTCTCTGGAATCCCCAACATCCTAATTGATCTTCCTTAATCCCCTAAACTATAAAGACATTCAAGCTCCAGCTGTGTGATCAGATCAGAGACCTTGAACAAATTCATAAACCATTACCGAACAACGCTTTTTTTTGTTCCTAAAAACGTACGTTTGGAAACGCTAATGCCTAATTGCAACGTACCCTAAGCTATCCTCAATAGGAATCAAACTCGTAGATCAccgaaattttcaaaaaaattactaCAATTTGTACAATGATCAGAAGAATTACTTTCGATGACGAAATGAAATGTCAGGAAGGTGTCTTAGATCTCAAAATTCGAAAACTAGgaaaatctaataaatcagtccaaataattacaacaaaatgaTATGACAGAAAAAGAgcaataaattaattcaaagaataGTTCGACAAAGATAGATGAGTTTGGGATAAGAAAACATGTTCAAGGAGTGAAATGGAATGGCGGAAAAAGAGAACAAGTACAGGAGATGGACCTATTGAGATTGAGAGCGGGGAGCAGAGTCgttctgaagaagaagaagacgctGACCAAAATATCCGATACCCCGGAATTTTCTTTATTCGAAAATGGAGAAGACGCCATGTCCAGGTTGTTTAGCtaatgcagagagagagagagagagagagagattgacgCGAGAAAACCATGGATTAAAGCGAAGGAGTAATGATAGCGTATTATGGCCGTGATTCAATACATGcaaatacatgcatgcatgttttattcGAACCGGTGGTTTTAACCACGTCCTCAAGCATTGTATTAATGACTGAAATAAGTCTtcaatatatctatattttccGTATGTTccttttaagataaattttattagcaATTAATCAAAGCCTTGGTTAATGTTAGAATAAAGATAGTTATCAAAGAATAATGATTCTCTtcgtttcataaaaaattagatGATAAATGAAACGATTAAAACTTTTATtggtattaataaatattatcaatttcaaGTGTTTTTTGAAGATAATATTGTCATGAATGGAATTCTAAAGGCCATCCCACGAGTCattaaaataaggaaaatgttattttgcCAACTCCATTTGCTCCctcattttgacattttttaaattttattttattttttatttaataattaatgaagtgattattagtatattgatatttttttatattttttaaaaatattttaaaatgataaaaaattatgaataagaaaattgaaaaa
Encoded proteins:
- the LOC121267928 gene encoding leucine-rich repeat receptor-like protein kinase PEPR2, whose amino-acid sequence is MANYKKHFEKSNIPTIPELMAAATLILHFISFLSLHYLVVTTLFLSFIPMLIHCSTLDSDIEVLRIVKHSVDSRSISSGSFLDTWDFRVDPCQSTGRHFLGVLCSFPLDNSPSRIIAIDLDDVGYDGFLTPSIGNLTELTTLNLSKNKFRRTIPESISNLTKLTKLSLVDNCLAGTIPTEITLLKNLEYLDMSGNTLSGSIPTNISRLRNLSYLRMARNALTGTIPDLTGLWQLETLDLSFNQLYGNLPYFPLRLATLSLNDNILTGHISPVNMLSNLSRLDLSHNLLSGIIGKEILSFPRLVYLNVSNNQFNAIEAANFSMEERQLQFLDAENNNLHGLLPVNLTTIQNLTAINLARNEFAGPIPREFGNKIEQSWRILYLDNNFLSGDLPPEFITHSKRITGSLANNCLKSCPVHIKLCRGGQRPASECVR
- the LOC121268538 gene encoding LOW QUALITY PROTEIN: calcium-dependent protein kinase 20-like (The sequence of the model RefSeq protein was modified relative to this genomic sequence to represent the inferred CDS: inserted 1 base in 1 codon); translated protein: MGNTCVGPNLGANGFLQSVSAAVWRTQPPEDRLPPPSAEASRKTPASPDSSRSSEALTGPDTSAKGSDASMPVQSTPPVMVKIANEQAEAKEPEKPVKQNVQEKPVKPEAAEKPVKQNVQEKPVKPEVAEKPVKQNVQEKPVKPGVQENPDKQEVKDEGNNAADAGKPKKPSHTKRASSVGLQMESVLGRKTENLKEKYTLGRKLGQGQFGTTFLCLEKGTSKEFACKSIAKRKLTTEEDVEDVRREIQIMHHLAGHPNVIQIVGAYEDAVAVHVVMELCAGGELFDRIIQKGHYTERKAAELARIIVGVVEACHSLGVMHRDLKPENFLLINQEEESPLKTIDFGLSVFFRPGETFTDVVGSPYYVAPEVLRKHYGQECDVWSAGVIIYILLSGVPPFWDETEQGIFEQVLKGELDFMSEPWPSISESAKDLVRRMLVRDPKKRLTAHEVLCHPWVRVDGVAPDKPLDSAVLTRLKQFSAMNKLKKMAIRVIAESLSEEEIAGLKEMFKMIDTDNSGQITLEELKNSLDRVGCILKDSEISGLMQAADIDNSGTIGYGEFIAAMLHLNKIQREDHLYAAFSYFDKDGSGYITQDELQQACERFGLEDTQLEDIIREVDQDNDGRIDYNEFVAMMQGTVXGKKGLQNNISINQH